A genomic stretch from Gallus gallus isolate bGalGal1 chromosome 13, bGalGal1.mat.broiler.GRCg7b, whole genome shotgun sequence includes:
- the LOC100857645 gene encoding protocadherin beta-4-like isoform X1: MAAARQVLCLWALLGVPRVRCEPIRYSVAEEGESGSVVADVAEDAGLAPAQLSARRARIASPAGRQHFRLERGSGRLVVAERLDREEMCGRSRTCTLAFELLLADPLQFFPIEVSVEDINDHSPVFPDERVTFKIPERGDPGSRFPVGAAQDLDIGSNDIQAYSIIPENEFFTVFIQSENGKFIELVLEKPLDREEQPEMDFTLVATDGGSPPRSGTTQIHIIVMDVNDNAPVFTQKVYIGHVLENAPEGSVVLRVVAIDADEGVNGDISYQFSQSVGHRHSLFTINSKTGEIGIAKPLDFETEKKHELTVQAIDGGGLSSMCNVIVEVLDVNDNAPEIMVSSFNSPILENVEPGTVVALFAVRDQDSGVNGEITCALEEQLSFALRPAFKNYYELVTVRTLDREERARHMVVVTAADAGSPPLTSTHTFSVDISDVNDNAPAFNQTSYTMYVHENNAPALLVGAVKATDADAGPNAKVSYSVVPARGPEEEPCSCVSVNSESGGVFVLRPLDYEQLRQLEVVVSAADAGSPPLSSSVSVRLLVVDENDNAPLVLHPSAQDSSPPSSELVPAGAEAGDLVSKVVAVDADSGQNSWLSYQLLRATEPGLFAVGAQSGEVRLRRPPTERDAAKQKLVVLVRDNGRPPLSATAALSVLLVPGSWDAQLPQQSPAAGEDDGSLTTSLIIALVFVSLLFLLSAAAFVACKVCKRKELSSGPVLYGASSVQSYVADGAAAGTLPHAYCYEVSLTTGSGNSEFKFLKPVLPSLPAQHCSTGVGGAHAEEFPPVPVTMEDADFESPGMQSVAQLNGF; the protein is encoded by the coding sequence ATGGCGGCTGCAAGGCAAGTGCTGTGTCTGTGGGCTTTGCTGGGCGTGCCGCGCGTTCGCTGCGAGCCCATCCGCTACTCCGTGGCCGAGGAGGGCGAGAGCGGCTCGGTGGTGGCCGACGTGGCGGAGGACGCGGGGCTGGCCCCGGCGCAGCTCTCGGCTCGCCGGGCGCGCATCGCCTCGCCGGCCGGCCGGCAGCACTTTCGCTTGGAGCGCGGCAGCGGCCGCCTCGTTGTCGCCGAGCGGCTCGATCGGGAGGAGATGTGCGGACGCTCCCGCACCTGCACGCTCGCCTTCGAGCTGCTGCTCGCCGACCCGCTGCAGTTCTTCCCGATCGAGGTGTCCGTGGAGGACATCAATGACCACTCGCCGGTCTTCCCGGACGAACGAGTGACCTTTAAGATCCCTGAGAGGGGCGACCCGGGCTCGCGTTTCCCTGTGGGGGCGGCTCAGGACCTGGACATTGGCAGCAATGACATCCAGGCGTACAGCATCATTCCTGAGAACGAGTTCTTCACTGTCTTCATTCAGAGTGAGAATGGGAAGTTTATAGAACTGGTTTTGGAGAAGCCTCTGGACAGAGAGGAGCAGCCAGAGATGGATTTCACTCTCGTTGCCACCGATGGGGGCTCTCCGCCCAGGAGCGGGACCACCCAAATCCACATCATAGTTATGGATGTAAATGACAATGCTCCCGTCTTCACACAGAAGGTCTACATTGGTCATGTTTTGGAAAATGCTCCAGAGGGCTCTGTAGTTCTCAGAGTGGTGGCCATTGATGCAGATGAGGGTGTTAATGGGGACATCTCGTATCAGTTCAGCCAATCAGTAGGACACAGGCATTCATTGTTCACGATCAACTCCAAAACAGGTGAAATTGGCATTGCAAAGCCTTTAGATTTtgagactgaaaagaaacatgaacTTACCGTGCAGGCAATTGATGGTGGGGGACTCTCATCCATGTGCAATGTGATAGTGGAGGTGCTGGATGTGAATGACAATGCGCCGGAGATCATGGTCAGTTCCTTCAACAGCCCAATCCTGGAGAATGTAGAACCTGGAACAGTGGTCGCACTCTTTGCTGTCAGGGATCAGGATTCCGGTGTAAATGGGGAGATTACATGTGCCCTTGAGGAACAGCTCTCCTTCGCCCTCAGGCCAGCCTTCAAGAACTACTACGAGCTGGTGACTGTGCGCACACTGGACCGGGAGGAGAGAGCACGGCACATGGTGGTCGTCACGGCAGCAGATGCAGGCTCTCCTCCTCTCACCAGCACCCACACCTTCAGCGTGGACATCTCCGATGTCAACGACAACGCACCCGCCTTCAACCAGACGTCGTACACCATGTACGTGCATGAGAACAATGCACCTGCACTGCTCGTCGGGGCCGTGAAGGCGACGGATGCGGACGCGGGGCCCAACGCCAAGGTGAGCTATTCCGTGGTGCCAGCCCGTGGCCCGGAAGAAGAGCCCTGCTCGTGTGTGTCCGTGAACTCGGAGAGCGGAGGCGTGTTTGTGCTGCGGCCGCTGGACTACGagcagctgaggcagctggaggtggtggtgagcGCTGCAGACGCGGGGTCCCCTCCCCTCAGCAGCAGCGTCAGCGTCCGCCTGCTGGTGGTGGACGagaacgacaacgcgccgcTGGTGCTGCACCCCAGCGCGCAGGACAGCAGCCCTCCTTCCAGCGAGCTGGTGCCCGCCGGGGCCGAGGCGGGGGACCTGGTGAGCAAAGTGGTGGCCGTGGACGCCGACTCGGGTCAGAACTCGTGGCTTTCCTACCAGCTGCTGAGGGCCACGGAGCCGGGGCTGTTTGCTGTGGGTGCCCAAAGCGGGGAGGTGCGGCTGAGGAGGCCGCCGACCGAGAGGGACGCTGCGAAGCAGAAGCTCGTCGTGCTGGTGCGGGACAACGGGCGGCCGCCGCTGTCGGCCACGGCAGCGCTCAGCGTGCTCCTCGTCCCCGGCTCCTGGGACGCTCAGCTGCcgcagcagagccctgctgcaggcgAGGACGACGGCTCCCTCACCACCTCTTTGATCATCGCCTTGGTCTTTGTGTCGCTCCTCTTCTTGCTGTCGGCGGCCGCCTTTGTCGCCTGCAAGGTGTGCAAGAGGAAGGAGCTGAGTAGCGGGCCCGTGCTTTACGGCGCCAGCAGCGTGCAGAGCTACGTGGCTGACGGGGCCGCTGCCGGGACCCTGCCCCACGCCTATTGCTACGAGGTCAGCCTCACCACGGGCTCGGGCAACAGCGAGTTCAAGTTCCTGAAGCCCGTCCTCCCCAGCCTGCCagcgcagcactgcagcacggGGGTGGGTGGCGCCCATGCTGAGGAGTTCCCTCCCGTGCCTGTCACTATGGAGGATGCTGATTTCGAGAGCCCCGGGATGCAGTCTGTGGCACAATTGAATGGGTTTTAA